A window of the Henckelia pumila isolate YLH828 chromosome 3, ASM3356847v2, whole genome shotgun sequence genome harbors these coding sequences:
- the LOC140891789 gene encoding biogenesis of lysosome-related organelles complex 1 subunit 2-like yields the protein MASGKEMEQDYLAESLNDLFTSVSNMIKGDLQGTNDLLKLLEKMNIRVSEEYTGFGDVASGLRVYVEQLKSKSNGFDQYVQQIDSIEQQVTEFEAVVSMLDKYVSLLETKMKSIYQIPPS from the exons ATGGCTTCTGGGAAGGAGATGGAGCAAGATTATCTGGCCGAGTCCCTCAATGATCTCTTCACCAGTGTTTCTAATATGATTAAAGGCGACCTTCAG GGAACAAATGACTTGCTCaaacttttggagaaaatgaataTAAGGGTCTCGGAAGAATACACAGGCTTTGGCGATGTGGCTTCTGGTTTAAGAGTATATGTGGAGCAACTGAAATCAAAAAGTAATGGCTTCGACCAATATGTTCAACAGATCGATTCGATAGAGCAACAAGTCACCGAGTTTGAAGCTGtagtttctatgcttgataaataCGTTTCTCTGTTAGAAACAAAGATGAAATCTATCTACCAGATTCCACCTTCATAG
- the LOC140893440 gene encoding NAC transcription factor 32-like, whose protein sequence is MMNRRVPVGFRFNPTDQVLVAYYLTLKVKDFPLPNGMEHVISCVNFYDHNPQELIGMAEIKESEEYYFFTEMEGNGKRSSRKTKGGFWKATAKDKPVYDRAGSLIGYKRSLDFYQDKNKRTEFKMNEYTTTSVKISSSNNKIMKYWVINKIYRNKQTVGMKRSIKDDADCVWPISVKRAKKDDEVNDHIHLEDGQSFEEFKYLEDITDDKIFEDDRVNHSNGQATNFNMDDITVAANTSIGHHDQNYMFDGYTPNNSNVFVILPDDHWQVDPFHDVNHSQYGFYFGRPESSFVVPQQYSLLSSSGSSC, encoded by the exons ATGATGAATCGTCGTGTACCGGTTGGTTTTAGATTCAATCCGACGGACCAAGTATTGGTAGCATATTATTTAACGCTCAAGGTTAAGGATTTCCCGCTGCCGAACGGAATGGAACATGTTATTTCTTGTGTCAACTTCTACGATCACAACCCTCAAGAACTCATCG GGATGGCAGAAATCAAGGAATCGGAAGAATATTACTTCTTTACGGAGATGGAGGGCAACGGGAAGCGGTCTTCCCGCAAGACCAAGGGCGGGTTTTGGAAAGCAACGGCTAAGGATAAACCGGTGTACGATCGTGCGGGCTCATTGATAGGATACAAAAGATCCCTTGATTTTTACCAAGACAAGAACAAGAGAACGGAATTTAAGATGAATGAATATACAACCACTTCTGTCAAAATTAGTAGTTCAAACAACAAG atCATGAAATATTGGGTTATCAACAAAATATACAGAAACAAACAGACGGTGGGCATGAAGAGATCAATCAAAGATGATGCCGACTGCGTGTGGCCGATTTCTGTCAAGAGAGCGAAGAAAGATGATGAAGTAAATGATCACATTCACTTGGAGGATGGCCAATCatttgaagaatttaaatatctcGAAGATATTACAGATGATAAGATTTTTGAAGATGATCGAGTGAATCACTCTAATGGCCAAGCAACTAATTTTAATATGGATGATATTACAGTTGCAGCAAATACTAGTATTGGTCATCATGATCAGAATTATATGTTTGATGGATATACGCCCAACAACAGCAACGTGTTCGTAATTCTTCCAGACGATCACTGGCAAGTCGACCCATTTCACGATGTGAATCATTCTCAATACGGATTCTATTTTGGCCGACCCGAAAGCAGCTTCGTAGTGCCACAACAGTACTCACTTTTAAGCAGCAGCGGGAGTAGTTGTTAG
- the LOC140886672 gene encoding nucleosome assembly protein 1;2-like isoform X1 produces the protein MSNTNKDSFNVADLDSALNAEGRADLVNVLKNKLQDLAGKHSDVLENLSPSVRKRVDELREIQTQHDAFEAKFLEERAALEAKYQKLYQPLYVKRYEIVNGVVEVGGGTIDTEPTKYADKAGEEKGIPDFWLTAMKNNEVLVEEISERDEGALKFLQDIKWSRVDNPKGFKIEFYFDTNPFFKNSVLMKTYHMIDEDEPILEKAIGTEIEWYPGKCLTQKILKKKPKKGSKNAKPITKTEQCESFFNFFSPPQVPEEDEDIDEDAAEELQNLMEQDYDIGSTIRDKIIPHAVSWFTGEAADEFDDIEEEDEDLDEDDEEEDEEEEEDEDEEDEEDEEEEEERKPQKKQSAARKKSGRPPASDAQQGERPPECKQQ, from the exons ATGAGCAATACCAACAAGGACTCCTTCAACGTCGCCGATCTAGACTCCG CTTTGAATGCGGAGGGTAGAGCTGACCTTGTCAATGTTCTCAAG AACAAACTTCAGGATCTTGCTGGCAAACACTCGGATGTGCTTGAGAATCTTTCCCCCAGTGTCAGAAAACGTGTGGACGAGCTAAGGGAAATTCAG ACCCAACATGATGCTTTTGAGGCAAAATTTCTCGAGGAAAGAGCAGCTCTTGAAGCTAAATATCAAAAGCTGTATCAGCCACTCTATGTCAAG aGATACGAAATTGTAAATGGTGTTGTTGAGGTTGGAGGTGGCACAATTGATACAGAACCAACAAAATATGCTGACAAAGCAGGCGAAG AAAAAGGCATTCCTGATTTTTGGCTGACTGCGATGAAGAATAATGAAGTGCTCGTCGAAGAG ATTTCTGAGCGTGACGAAGGAGCCCTCAAATTTCTCCAAGATATAAAGTGGTCCAGAGTGGATAATCCAAAAGGGTTCaagattgaattttattttgataCTAATCCATTCTTCAAGAACTCTGTTCTAATGAAGACTTATCACATGATTGATGAAGATGAGCCTATTTTGGAGAAAGCAATTGG GACGGAGATAGAATGGTATCCCGGAAAATGTTTGACACAAAAGATTTTGAAAAAGAAGCCTAAGAAAGGGTCCAAAAATGCCAAACCAATTACTAAAACTGAACAATGTGAAAGTTTCTTCAACTTCTTTAGTCCACCACAAGTCCCTGAGGAGGATGAAGATATCGATGAAGATGCT GCTGAAGAACTCCAAAATCTGATGGAACAAGATTACGACATTGG GTCAACTATTCGAGACAAAATTATTCCTCATGCAGTATCATGGTTCACTGGTGAGGCAGCAGATGAGTTTGATGAtattgaagaagaagatgaagatctTGACGAGGACGATGAAGAAGAAGACGAAGAAGAGGAAGAGGATGAGGATGAGGAAGACGAGGAGGAcgaggaagaagaagaggaaaGAAAGCCCCAGAAAAAG CAGTCAGCAGCACGAAAG AAGAGTGGAAGGCCACCTGCTAGCGATGCACAACAAGGTGAGAGACCTCCCGAATGCAAGCAACAGTAG
- the LOC140886672 gene encoding nucleosome assembly protein 1;2-like isoform X2: MSNTNKDSFNVADLDSALNAEGRADLVNVLKNKLQDLAGKHSDVLENLSPSVRKRVDELREIQTQHDAFEAKFLEERAALEAKYQKLYQPLYVKRYEIVNGVVEVGGGTIDTEPTKYADKAGEEKGIPDFWLTAMKNNEVLVEEISERDEGALKFLQDIKWSRVDNPKGFKIEFYFDTNPFFKNSVLMKTYHMIDEDEPILEKAIGTEIEWYPGKCLTQKILKKKPKKGSKNAKPITKTEQCESFFNFFSPPQVPEEDEDIDEDAAEELQNLMEQDYDIGSTIRDKIIPHAVSWFTGEAADEFDDIEEEDEDLDEDDEEEDEEEEEDEDEEDEEDEEEEEERKPQKKSAARKKSGRPPASDAQQGERPPECKQQ, translated from the exons ATGAGCAATACCAACAAGGACTCCTTCAACGTCGCCGATCTAGACTCCG CTTTGAATGCGGAGGGTAGAGCTGACCTTGTCAATGTTCTCAAG AACAAACTTCAGGATCTTGCTGGCAAACACTCGGATGTGCTTGAGAATCTTTCCCCCAGTGTCAGAAAACGTGTGGACGAGCTAAGGGAAATTCAG ACCCAACATGATGCTTTTGAGGCAAAATTTCTCGAGGAAAGAGCAGCTCTTGAAGCTAAATATCAAAAGCTGTATCAGCCACTCTATGTCAAG aGATACGAAATTGTAAATGGTGTTGTTGAGGTTGGAGGTGGCACAATTGATACAGAACCAACAAAATATGCTGACAAAGCAGGCGAAG AAAAAGGCATTCCTGATTTTTGGCTGACTGCGATGAAGAATAATGAAGTGCTCGTCGAAGAG ATTTCTGAGCGTGACGAAGGAGCCCTCAAATTTCTCCAAGATATAAAGTGGTCCAGAGTGGATAATCCAAAAGGGTTCaagattgaattttattttgataCTAATCCATTCTTCAAGAACTCTGTTCTAATGAAGACTTATCACATGATTGATGAAGATGAGCCTATTTTGGAGAAAGCAATTGG GACGGAGATAGAATGGTATCCCGGAAAATGTTTGACACAAAAGATTTTGAAAAAGAAGCCTAAGAAAGGGTCCAAAAATGCCAAACCAATTACTAAAACTGAACAATGTGAAAGTTTCTTCAACTTCTTTAGTCCACCACAAGTCCCTGAGGAGGATGAAGATATCGATGAAGATGCT GCTGAAGAACTCCAAAATCTGATGGAACAAGATTACGACATTGG GTCAACTATTCGAGACAAAATTATTCCTCATGCAGTATCATGGTTCACTGGTGAGGCAGCAGATGAGTTTGATGAtattgaagaagaagatgaagatctTGACGAGGACGATGAAGAAGAAGACGAAGAAGAGGAAGAGGATGAGGATGAGGAAGACGAGGAGGAcgaggaagaagaagaggaaaGAAAGCCCCAGAAAAAG TCAGCAGCACGAAAG AAGAGTGGAAGGCCACCTGCTAGCGATGCACAACAAGGTGAGAGACCTCCCGAATGCAAGCAACAGTAG
- the LOC140891790 gene encoding biogenesis of lysosome-related organelles complex 1 subunit 2-like translates to MASGKEMEQDYLAESLNDLFTSVSNMIKGDLQGTNDLLKLLEKMNIRVSEEYTSFGDVASGLRVYVEQLKSKSNGFDQYVQQIDSIEQQVTKFEAVVSMLDKYVSLLETKMKSIYQIPPS, encoded by the exons ATGGCTTCTGGGAAGGAGATGGAGCAAGATTATCTGGCCGAGTCCCTCAATGATCTCTTCACCAGTGTCTCTAATATGATTAAAGGCGACCTTCAG GGAACAAATGACTTGCTCaaacttttggagaaaatgaataTAAGGGTCTCGGAAGAATACACAAGCTTTGGCGATGTGGCTTCTGGTTTAAGAGTATATGTGGAGCAACTGAAATCAAAAAGTAATGGCTTCGACCAATATGTTCAACAGATCGATTCGATAGAGCAACAAGTCACCAAGTTTGAAGCTGtagtttctatgcttgataaataCGTTTCTCTGTTAGAAACAAAGATGAAATCTATCTACCAGATTCCACCTTCATAG